A genomic segment from Pseudomonas mendocina encodes:
- the grpE gene encoding nucleotide exchange factor GrpE — translation MADEQNLDTQNPETQAAENAASSDDLAARVQALEEQLAAAQDQSLRVAAELQNVRRRAEQDVEKAHKFALEKFANDLLPVVDSLERGLELSSPDDEAIKAVREGMQLTLKLFLDTLARHQLEAIDPHGAPFNPEHHQAMAMEESIKVEPNSVLKVFQKGYLLNGRLLRPAMVVVSKAPTTPPPSIDEQA, via the coding sequence ATGGCTGACGAACAGAACCTGGATACGCAGAACCCCGAGACTCAGGCGGCCGAGAACGCCGCGTCGAGCGACGACCTGGCGGCTCGCGTACAGGCCCTGGAAGAGCAGCTGGCTGCGGCGCAGGATCAGTCTTTGCGCGTAGCGGCCGAGCTGCAGAATGTGCGCCGTCGCGCCGAGCAGGATGTGGAGAAGGCGCACAAGTTTGCGCTGGAGAAGTTCGCCAACGACCTGCTGCCGGTGGTCGACAGCCTGGAGCGTGGTCTGGAGCTGTCCAGCCCGGACGACGAAGCCATCAAGGCTGTGCGTGAGGGTATGCAACTGACCCTCAAGCTGTTCCTCGACACTCTGGCGCGTCATCAGCTCGAAGCGATCGACCCGCATGGCGCTCCGTTCAATCCTGAGCATCATCAGGCGATGGCGATGGAGGAGAGCATCAAGGTCGAGCCGAACTCGGTGCTCAAGGTGTTCCAGAAGGGTTATCTGCTCAACGGTCGTCTGCTGCGCCCGGCCATGGTCGTGGTCAGCAAGGCGCCGACCACGCCGCCGCCGTCCATCGACGAGCAGGCTTGA
- the recN gene encoding DNA repair protein RecN: MLVHLSIHNYAIVDHLDLELDAGMSAISGETGAGKSIMLDALGLCLGDRADSGVVRPGADKADILASFDLADIPEARSWLAERDLDNDGPCILRRVITAEGRSRGYINGSPCPQADLKAIGELIIDIHSQHEHQSLLKTDTHRRLLDEYAGSQELARQVQLAAQRWKQTRNELERISSQGDEQRARHQLLSYQLEELENLALGDNELEQLEQEHKALSNADALLGACRQVLDLCSESDAGNVLSALTASLNRLGAFGGQSGAIGEASNLLASAQIQVEEAIGELNRFVDHFDADPERQQFLEERLDTIYTLARKHRIQPTELTALQQQLFEELEGLNADDQASERLAEELAAYERHYQEKAAELSTLRSNAAERLSAAVEQEMQALGMPGGRFNIQLQAMNNEEPHANGLETVEFLVSANPGQPLRGLAKVASGGELSRISLAIQVITAQTSRVPTLVFDEVDVGIGGPTAEVVGQLLRRLGERGQVLCVTHLPQVAAQGHQHLFVHKRRGEDATSTAVSKLDESGRVEEIARMLGGVDLTAESLAHARKMVTSAQAA, from the coding sequence ATGCTGGTGCACCTGTCCATTCACAATTACGCCATCGTCGACCACCTGGATCTCGAACTGGATGCCGGCATGAGCGCCATCAGCGGCGAGACCGGTGCCGGTAAGTCGATCATGCTCGACGCCCTCGGCCTGTGCCTGGGTGATCGCGCCGACAGCGGGGTGGTGCGCCCTGGCGCGGACAAGGCGGACATCCTCGCCAGCTTCGACCTTGCTGACATCCCCGAGGCCCGCTCCTGGCTCGCCGAACGTGATCTGGACAACGATGGGCCGTGCATCCTGCGCCGGGTGATCACCGCCGAAGGTCGTTCGCGCGGCTACATCAATGGCAGCCCCTGCCCACAGGCGGACCTCAAGGCCATTGGCGAGCTGATCATCGACATCCACAGCCAGCACGAACATCAATCACTGCTCAAGACCGACACCCATCGCCGCCTGCTCGACGAATACGCCGGCAGCCAGGAACTGGCGCGCCAGGTGCAACTCGCCGCGCAACGCTGGAAGCAGACGCGTAACGAGCTGGAGCGAATTTCCAGCCAAGGTGACGAACAGCGCGCCCGCCACCAGTTGCTCAGCTATCAACTCGAAGAGCTGGAGAATCTCGCCCTAGGCGACAACGAACTGGAACAACTGGAGCAGGAGCACAAGGCCCTGAGCAATGCCGACGCACTGCTCGGCGCCTGTCGCCAGGTGCTCGACCTGTGCAGCGAAAGCGACGCAGGCAATGTGCTGTCGGCACTCACCGCCAGCCTCAACCGCCTGGGTGCGTTCGGCGGCCAGAGCGGCGCCATCGGCGAAGCCAGCAATCTGCTGGCCAGTGCGCAAATTCAGGTGGAGGAAGCCATCGGTGAACTCAACCGCTTCGTCGATCACTTCGACGCCGATCCCGAGCGCCAGCAGTTTCTCGAAGAACGCCTGGACACCATCTATACCCTGGCGCGCAAGCACCGCATCCAGCCCACCGAGCTGACCGCCCTGCAACAACAACTGTTCGAAGAACTCGAAGGCCTGAATGCCGACGACCAGGCCAGTGAACGCCTGGCCGAGGAACTGGCCGCCTACGAGCGTCATTATCAGGAAAAGGCAGCCGAACTCAGCACGCTGCGCAGCAACGCCGCCGAGCGCCTGTCAGCGGCTGTAGAACAGGAGATGCAGGCGCTGGGCATGCCTGGAGGGCGTTTCAACATCCAGCTGCAGGCCATGAATAACGAAGAGCCACATGCCAATGGCCTGGAAACCGTGGAGTTCCTGGTCAGTGCCAACCCTGGTCAGCCGCTGCGCGGCCTGGCCAAGGTCGCCTCGGGCGGCGAGCTGTCGCGCATCAGCCTGGCCATCCAGGTGATCACCGCACAAACCTCACGGGTTCCGACCTTGGTATTCGATGAAGTGGATGTGGGCATCGGCGGCCCCACTGCCGAAGTGGTCGGCCAGCTTCTGCGCCGCCTCGGCGAGCGCGGCCAGGTGCTGTGCGTGACCCACCTGCCGCAGGTGGCTGCACAGGGCCACCAGCACCTGTTCGTACACAAGCGGCGCGGCGAGGATGCCACGTCCACTGCTGTGAGCAAGCTGGACGAAAGCGGCCGTGTCGAGGAGATCGCGCGCATGCTCGGCGGCGTCGACCTGACCGCAGAGTCCCTGGCCCATGCCCGCAAGATGGTCACCAGCGCGCAGGCCGCCTGA
- the fur gene encoding ferric iron uptake transcriptional regulator: MVENNELRKAGLKVTLPRVKILQMLDNAEHRHMSAEDVYKALMEAGEDVGLATVYRVLTQFEAAGLVVRHNFDGGHAVFELADSGHHDHMVCVDSGEVIEFFDSEIEKRQKEIVKEHGFELVDHNLVLYVRKKS, from the coding sequence ATGGTTGAAAATAACGAACTGCGCAAAGCTGGACTGAAGGTGACTCTGCCACGGGTCAAAATCCTGCAGATGCTCGATAACGCCGAGCACCGCCACATGAGTGCGGAGGATGTTTACAAGGCGCTGATGGAAGCGGGCGAAGACGTTGGCCTAGCCACCGTATACCGCGTGCTGACTCAGTTCGAGGCCGCTGGCCTGGTGGTGCGTCACAACTTCGATGGCGGCCATGCCGTGTTCGAGCTTGCTGACAGCGGTCACCACGACCATATGGTCTGTGTCGATTCCGGTGAGGTGATCGAGTTCTTCGATTCCGAGATCGAGAAGCGCCAGAAGGAAATCGTCAAGGAGCACGGCTTCGAGCTCGTCGATCACAATCTGGTGCTGTACGTACGCAAGAAGAGCTGA
- a CDS encoding outer membrane protein assembly factor BamE translates to MQKTKLLLTSLSLTGLFALAGCSFPGVYKIDIQQGNVVTQDMIDQLRPGMTRRQVRFIMGNPLITDTFHADRWDYLYSIQPGGGQRLQERVSLVFDGSDQLVGLAGDFMPGVSRDQAIMGEGSDTSSAQPQAKPQEDTPPAPGSLLEQIQREVDQVETVPVPTPEPLDTDPQ, encoded by the coding sequence ATGCAAAAAACCAAGCTCTTGCTGACCAGCCTGTCGCTGACCGGGCTCTTCGCACTCGCCGGTTGTTCATTCCCCGGGGTTTACAAGATCGACATTCAACAGGGCAATGTCGTGACACAGGACATGATAGACCAGCTGCGCCCTGGAATGACCCGGCGCCAAGTGCGGTTTATCATGGGCAACCCGCTGATCACCGACACCTTCCATGCCGATCGCTGGGATTACCTGTACAGCATCCAGCCAGGCGGCGGTCAACGCCTGCAGGAGCGCGTCAGCCTGGTGTTCGACGGCAGCGACCAACTGGTCGGCCTGGCCGGCGATTTCATGCCTGGCGTCAGCCGTGATCAGGCGATCATGGGTGAAGGCAGCGACACCAGCAGTGCCCAGCCGCAAGCCAAACCGCAGGAAGACACCCCGCCAGCGCCCGGTTCCCTGCTGGAACAGATCCAGCGCGAAGTGGATCAGGTCGAGACCGTCCCGGTTCCGACCCCCGAGCCGCTGGATACCGATCCGCAGTAA
- a CDS encoding RnfH family protein: MDKPSIAIEVVYALAERQKLLRLSVPVGTTVREAALRSGMQQFFPELDLGQAPLGIFGKAVSKPEDRVLEEGERVEIYRPLIADPKEVRKQRAAKAKAREDGGEPA, from the coding sequence ATGGATAAGCCCAGTATCGCTATCGAGGTGGTCTATGCCCTCGCTGAGCGGCAGAAGCTCCTGCGCCTGTCGGTGCCGGTTGGCACGACGGTGCGGGAAGCGGCATTGCGCTCAGGCATGCAGCAGTTCTTCCCTGAACTGGACCTCGGCCAGGCGCCGTTGGGTATTTTCGGCAAGGCGGTAAGCAAGCCGGAAGATCGAGTGCTGGAGGAAGGGGAGCGAGTCGAGATCTATCGGCCGCTGATTGCCGATCCGAAAGAAGTGCGCAAGCAGCGTGCAGCCAAAGCCAAGGCGCGGGAAGACGGCGGGGAGCCAGCCTGA
- a CDS encoding type II toxin-antitoxin system RatA family toxin, which translates to MTTRIQRSALLPYPAQALYDLVNDVASYPQFLPWCSASEILEASETHMLASLEVAKGGIGQRFVTRNVLLPGQRIEMNLQEGPFTSLNGIWEFKALGDKACKISLDLTFDYAGPLVRATLGPLFNQAANTMVDAFCQRAKQLYG; encoded by the coding sequence ATGACTACTCGAATCCAGCGCTCGGCGTTGCTGCCTTATCCGGCGCAGGCGCTGTATGACCTCGTTAACGATGTGGCCAGCTACCCGCAGTTTCTGCCCTGGTGTAGCGCCAGTGAAATATTGGAAGCCAGCGAGACGCACATGCTGGCTAGCCTCGAAGTGGCCAAGGGCGGTATCGGCCAGCGCTTCGTCACGCGTAATGTGCTGCTGCCCGGGCAGCGCATCGAGATGAATCTTCAGGAGGGGCCGTTCACCAGCCTCAATGGCATCTGGGAGTTCAAGGCGCTGGGCGACAAGGCCTGCAAGATCAGCCTGGACCTGACCTTCGACTACGCCGGGCCTCTGGTGCGCGCCACGCTGGGCCCGTTGTTCAACCAGGCGGCCAACACCATGGTCGACGCCTTCTGCCAGCGAGCCAAGCAGTTGTATGGATAA
- a CDS encoding sodium-dependent transporter, translating to MASDKVSIHGAWASRWVFILAATGSAVGLGNIWKFPYMTGVYGGGAFVVMYLFCIALVGVPIMLAETLIGRRGRQSPVNAMKSLAIEAGASKRWSLAALMGMVAALLILSFYSVVAGWSLDYILGMGRGDFTGISADGAGAAFGGLTSDPWRLTLWHSLFMLGTAFVIAKGVVAGLERSLRIMMPLLFVLLLVLLGYSFTTGHFREGFDFLFHFDPSKVQDGILAAMGHAFFTLSVGVGSIMVYGAYMPKKASIGATVLTVGLLDTLVALTAGMALFPIVFAAGLEPGGGPGLMFVTLPIAFGNIAFGQVMGLIFFVLVAVAAWSSSISMLEPAVAYFVEKTGRSRTQVTAVLALFCWVFGMGTVLSFNLWADAKFFVFAEDGFHLLQWGAEGGKTFFDSIDYLTSRILLPLGGLSFALFAGWVLHRDAVREELAIRSPLLFNLCLWLIRVVAPIGVLIVFIAELSK from the coding sequence ATGGCGAGCGACAAAGTTTCAATTCATGGTGCGTGGGCCAGTCGTTGGGTGTTCATTCTGGCAGCCACCGGTTCGGCCGTAGGCCTCGGCAATATCTGGAAGTTTCCCTACATGACGGGCGTCTACGGCGGCGGTGCGTTCGTCGTGATGTACCTGTTCTGCATCGCCCTGGTGGGCGTGCCGATCATGCTGGCGGAGACCCTGATCGGTCGCCGCGGTCGGCAGAGCCCGGTCAACGCGATGAAGAGCCTGGCGATCGAGGCCGGGGCATCGAAGCGCTGGTCGCTGGCGGCATTGATGGGGATGGTCGCCGCACTGCTGATCCTGTCCTTCTACAGCGTAGTGGCGGGCTGGTCGCTGGATTACATCCTTGGCATGGGCCGCGGCGACTTTACCGGTATCAGCGCCGATGGTGCCGGTGCGGCGTTTGGTGGCCTGACCTCCGACCCGTGGCGGCTGACCCTGTGGCACAGCCTGTTCATGCTGGGGACCGCATTCGTCATCGCTAAAGGTGTGGTGGCCGGACTGGAGCGCAGCCTGCGCATCATGATGCCGCTGCTGTTCGTGCTGCTGCTGGTACTGCTGGGGTACAGCTTCACCACCGGGCATTTCCGCGAAGGCTTCGACTTTCTCTTCCATTTCGATCCGAGCAAGGTGCAGGACGGCATTCTCGCTGCCATGGGCCATGCGTTCTTTACTTTGAGTGTCGGCGTCGGCTCGATCATGGTCTACGGCGCCTATATGCCGAAGAAGGCGTCGATTGGCGCCACGGTACTGACCGTTGGCCTGCTCGATACGCTGGTGGCGCTGACCGCCGGTATGGCGCTGTTCCCCATCGTGTTTGCTGCAGGCCTGGAACCGGGCGGTGGGCCGGGGCTCATGTTCGTCACGCTGCCGATCGCCTTCGGCAATATCGCTTTCGGCCAGGTGATGGGGCTGATCTTCTTCGTGCTGGTAGCCGTCGCTGCCTGGAGTTCGTCGATCTCCATGCTGGAGCCGGCCGTGGCCTACTTCGTCGAAAAAACCGGGCGCAGCCGTACCCAGGTAACCGCTGTACTGGCTCTGTTCTGCTGGGTTTTCGGCATGGGCACGGTGCTCTCGTTCAACCTCTGGGCTGATGCCAAGTTCTTCGTCTTCGCCGAGGATGGCTTCCATCTGCTGCAGTGGGGCGCCGAGGGCGGCAAGACCTTCTTCGACAGCATCGATTACCTCACCAGCCGTATTCTGTTACCACTGGGCGGGTTGTCCTTCGCCCTGTTCGCCGGCTGGGTACTGCATCGCGACGCCGTGCGCGAAGAGTTGGCCATCAGAAGCCCGCTGCTGTTCAATCTGTGTCTCTGGCTGATTCGCGTCGTGGCGCCAATCGGCGTGCTGATCGTATTCATCGCGGAGCTGAGCAAGTAA
- the smpB gene encoding SsrA-binding protein SmpB, with translation MAKQKKHPQGTIALNKKALHDYFVEQKFEAGVALAGWEVKSLRAGKAQLVDSYVLLKDDEAWLMGAHITPLKTASTHVIADPIRTRKLLLNKRELDKLFGAVQQKGYTCVALSLYWKQHLVKCEIALAKGKKDFDKRHVEKERDANREVQRAMRSKGKDE, from the coding sequence ATGGCTAAGCAAAAGAAACATCCTCAAGGCACCATCGCGCTGAATAAAAAAGCGCTGCACGATTACTTCGTCGAACAGAAGTTCGAGGCGGGCGTCGCCCTGGCCGGCTGGGAAGTGAAAAGCCTGCGCGCCGGCAAGGCTCAACTGGTCGACAGCTATGTGCTGCTCAAGGACGACGAGGCCTGGCTGATGGGTGCACATATCACCCCGCTGAAAACCGCCAGTACTCACGTCATCGCCGATCCGATTCGCACGCGCAAGCTGCTGCTGAACAAGCGCGAACTGGACAAGCTGTTCGGCGCCGTGCAGCAAAAAGGCTACACCTGCGTCGCTTTGTCGCTGTACTGGAAGCAGCACCTGGTCAAGTGCGAGATCGCCCTGGCCAAGGGCAAGAAGGACTTCGACAAGCGTCACGTCGAGAAAGAGCGCGACGCCAATCGCGAAGTCCAGCGCGCCATGCGCAGCAAGGGCAAGGACGAGTAA
- a CDS encoding FCD domain-containing protein, which translates to MEVGLVRQRRLSDDIVAQLETMILEGTLRAGERLPAERALAEQFGVSRPSLREAIQKLVAKGLLVSRQGGGNYVAETLGSTFSDPLLQLLENKEDAQRDLLEFRHTLEGSCAYYAARRATEIDRQRLTEAFEALQDCYTRAGKVTRAEEGAADARFHLAIAEASHNAVLLHTIRGLFDLLKRNVVTNIGGMYAQREETRDMLIGQHRALYEAIIEGRAEDARDLSNQHIDYVQEVLSEVQLEAQRVARAQRRQGL; encoded by the coding sequence ATGGAAGTAGGTTTGGTGCGGCAGCGACGTCTCTCCGATGACATCGTTGCGCAACTGGAGACGATGATTCTCGAAGGCACCTTGCGTGCCGGCGAGAGGCTGCCCGCCGAGCGAGCGCTGGCAGAGCAGTTCGGCGTTTCCCGCCCGTCCCTGCGTGAAGCGATCCAGAAGCTGGTGGCCAAGGGGCTACTGGTCAGCCGCCAGGGTGGCGGCAACTACGTGGCCGAAACACTTGGCTCGACCTTCAGCGATCCGCTGCTGCAGTTGCTGGAGAACAAGGAGGATGCGCAGCGCGATCTGCTGGAGTTTCGCCATACGCTGGAAGGCTCTTGCGCCTACTATGCGGCCCGGCGAGCGACCGAGATCGACCGGCAGCGCCTGACCGAGGCGTTCGAGGCGTTGCAGGATTGCTATACGCGGGCCGGCAAGGTTACGCGTGCAGAGGAGGGCGCTGCCGATGCGCGTTTCCACCTAGCGATTGCAGAGGCCAGTCATAATGCCGTTCTGCTGCACACGATTCGCGGGCTGTTCGATCTGCTCAAGCGCAACGTGGTGACCAACATCGGCGGCATGTATGCCCAGCGCGAAGAGACGCGCGACATGCTGATCGGTCAGCACCGCGCGTTGTACGAGGCCATCATCGAAGGGCGTGCGGAAGACGCGCGCGATCTGTCCAACCAGCACATCGATTATGTGCAGGAAGTGCTTTCGGAAGTTCAGCTGGAAGCCCAGCGCGTGGCGCGCGCGCAACGACGGCAAGGGCTGTAG
- a CDS encoding L-lactate permease produces MSNGILALLAFSPILLAAILLIGLRWPAKHAMPLVYLLTAAVGLFAWDMTLNRVLASTLQGLLITLGLLWIIFGAILLLNTLKHSGGITAIRAGFTTISPDRRIQAIIIAWLFGCFIEGASGFGTPAAIAAPLLVAIGFPAMAAVLMGMLVQSTPVSFGAVGTPIIVGLNTGLDTATIGAQLVEQGSSWAQFLQLITSEVAIIHATVGVVMPVIMAMMLTRFFGQEKSWKAGLEVLPFAIFAGLAFVVPYVFTGVFLGPEFPSLLGGLIGLAIVTSAARFGFLVPKNTWDFAPADKWPSEWLGTVEMKLDELTAKPMSALRAWLPYVLVGALLVVSRVFPEVGNALKAVVVNFPDLLGEAGVSANFQPLYLPGGILVAVVLATFFLHGMKARDLGKAVKESSSVLLSAGFVLLFTVPMVRILINSGVNGAELASMPILMARWVADSVGGIYPLLAPSIGALGAFIAGSNTVSNMMFSQFQFGVASSLGISSALIVAVQAVGAAAGNMVAIHNVVAASATVGLLGREGSTLRKTIWPTLYYVLFTGIIAMVAIYVLGVSDPLVH; encoded by the coding sequence ATGTCCAACGGAATTCTCGCCCTGCTGGCGTTCTCGCCGATCCTGCTGGCTGCCATCCTGCTGATCGGCCTGCGCTGGCCGGCCAAACACGCCATGCCGCTGGTCTACCTACTCACTGCCGCGGTCGGCCTGTTCGCCTGGGACATGACCCTCAACCGCGTTCTCGCCTCCACGCTGCAAGGCCTGCTGATCACCCTTGGGCTGCTGTGGATCATCTTCGGCGCGATCCTGTTGCTGAACACCCTCAAGCACTCCGGCGGCATTACCGCGATTCGCGCAGGGTTCACCACCATCAGCCCTGACCGCCGCATCCAGGCAATCATCATTGCCTGGCTGTTCGGCTGCTTCATCGAAGGCGCCTCGGGCTTCGGCACACCGGCCGCCATCGCTGCCCCGCTGCTGGTCGCCATCGGTTTCCCGGCCATGGCCGCCGTGCTGATGGGCATGCTGGTTCAGAGCACGCCGGTATCCTTCGGTGCCGTCGGTACGCCGATCATCGTCGGTCTCAATACCGGCCTGGACACTGCCACCATCGGTGCACAGCTGGTCGAGCAGGGCTCGTCCTGGGCGCAGTTCCTGCAGTTGATCACCAGCGAAGTGGCGATCATTCACGCCACCGTGGGCGTGGTCATGCCGGTCATCATGGCGATGATGCTGACCCGTTTCTTCGGCCAGGAGAAAAGCTGGAAAGCCGGTCTGGAAGTGCTGCCGTTCGCCATCTTCGCCGGCCTGGCCTTCGTCGTGCCATACGTCTTCACCGGCGTATTCCTCGGCCCGGAATTCCCCTCGCTGCTAGGCGGCCTGATTGGCCTGGCGATCGTCACCAGTGCCGCACGCTTTGGCTTCCTGGTACCGAAGAACACCTGGGACTTCGCCCCGGCCGACAAGTGGCCGAGCGAGTGGCTGGGCACCGTCGAGATGAAACTGGACGAGCTGACCGCCAAACCGATGAGCGCACTGCGCGCCTGGCTGCCCTACGTACTGGTCGGCGCCCTGCTGGTGGTCAGCCGCGTGTTCCCGGAAGTGGGTAACGCATTGAAGGCTGTGGTGGTTAACTTCCCCGACCTGCTCGGCGAGGCCGGCGTCAGTGCCAACTTCCAGCCGCTCTATCTGCCCGGCGGCATTCTGGTCGCCGTGGTTCTGGCCACGTTCTTCCTGCATGGCATGAAGGCACGCGACCTGGGCAAGGCGGTGAAGGAATCCTCCAGCGTGCTGCTCAGCGCCGGTTTCGTGTTGCTGTTCACCGTGCCGATGGTGCGTATCCTGATCAACTCCGGCGTCAACGGTGCCGAGCTGGCCAGCATGCCGATCCTCATGGCCCGCTGGGTAGCCGACAGCGTGGGTGGCATCTACCCGCTGCTGGCGCCGAGCATCGGCGCCCTGGGCGCCTTCATCGCCGGCTCCAACACCGTCAGCAACATGATGTTCAGCCAGTTCCAGTTCGGCGTCGCCAGCAGCCTGGGTATCTCCAGCGCGCTGATCGTCGCGGTCCAGGCCGTGGGCGCTGCAGCCGGCAACATGGTGGCGATCCACAACGTGGTTGCGGCTTCGGCCACCGTTGGCCTGCTCGGCCGCGAAGGCAGTACCCTGCGCAAGACCATCTGGCCGACGCTGTACTACGTGCTGTTCACCGGCATCATCGCGATGGTCGCGATCTACGTGCTGGGTGTCAGTGATCCGCTGGTGCACTGA
- the lldD gene encoding FMN-dependent L-lactate dehydrogenase LldD — MIISASTDYRAAAQRKLPPFLFHYADGGAYAEHTLRRNVADLSDIELRQRVLKNMSELDLSTELFGEKMSMPVGLAPVGLTGMFARRGEVQAAKAAAAKGIPFTLSTVSVCPIEEVAPAIDRPMWFQLYVLKDRGFMKNALERAKAAGCSTLVFTVDMPVPGARYRDAHSGMSGPNAALRRMLQAMTHPQWAWDVGLLGKPHDLGNISAYRGNPTGLADYIGWLGANFDPSISWKDLEWIRDFWDGPMVIKGILDPEDARDAVTFGADGIIVSNHGGRQLDGVLSSARALPAIADAVKGDLKILADSGIRTGLDVVRMIALGADTVLLGRAFLYALAAAGGAGVSNLLDLIEKEMRVAMVLTGAKSIAEVTSDLLVKER; from the coding sequence ATGATCATTTCTGCCTCCACCGACTATCGCGCCGCCGCTCAACGCAAGCTGCCGCCCTTCCTGTTCCACTATGCCGATGGCGGCGCCTATGCCGAGCACACCCTGCGCCGCAACGTCGCCGACCTGTCGGACATCGAACTGCGCCAGCGCGTGCTGAAGAACATGTCCGAGCTGGACCTCTCCACCGAGCTGTTCGGCGAGAAGATGTCGATGCCGGTAGGCCTGGCGCCGGTCGGCCTGACCGGCATGTTCGCCCGTCGCGGCGAAGTGCAGGCAGCCAAGGCGGCGGCGGCCAAGGGTATTCCCTTTACCTTGTCCACCGTGTCGGTGTGTCCAATCGAGGAAGTGGCGCCGGCCATCGATCGGCCGATGTGGTTCCAGCTCTATGTGCTGAAGGATCGCGGCTTCATGAAGAACGCCCTGGAGCGCGCCAAGGCCGCCGGCTGCTCGACCCTGGTATTCACCGTCGACATGCCCGTGCCCGGCGCTCGCTACCGCGATGCCCATTCCGGCATGAGCGGCCCGAACGCGGCGCTGCGCCGCATGCTGCAGGCGATGACTCATCCACAGTGGGCTTGGGATGTCGGCCTGCTGGGCAAGCCGCACGACCTCGGCAACATCTCTGCCTACCGCGGTAACCCAACCGGCCTGGCCGACTACATCGGCTGGCTGGGCGCCAACTTCGATCCGTCGATTTCCTGGAAGGACCTGGAATGGATTCGTGACTTCTGGGATGGTCCGATGGTGATCAAGGGCATCCTCGACCCCGAAGACGCCCGCGATGCCGTGACCTTCGGCGCCGACGGCATCATCGTTTCCAACCATGGTGGTCGTCAGCTCGACGGCGTACTGTCCAGCGCCCGCGCGCTGCCGGCCATCGCCGACGCGGTCAAGGGCGACCTGAAGATTCTCGCCGACTCCGGGATCCGCACCGGCCTGGATGTGGTGCGCATGATTGCTCTCGGCGCCGACACCGTGCTGCTTGGCCGCGCCTTCCTCTACGCACTGGCCGCTGCCGGTGGTGCCGGCGTGAGCAACCTGCTCGACCTCATCGAGAAGGAAATGCGTGTGGCCATGGTGCTGACCGGTGCCAAGTCCATCGCCGAGGTCACCTCGGACCTGCTGGTAAAGGAGCGCTGA